Proteins from a single region of Shinella zoogloeoides:
- a CDS encoding alkene reductase, with protein MTSLFDPLTIGDIQLKNRIVMAPLTRNRSPGAVPNTLNAAYYEQRASAGLIITEGTPITQQGQGYADVPGLYTPEALAGWKQVTDGVHRAGGKIVVQMWHVGRVSHDSLQPNGGKPVAPSAVTAKSKTYLVNADGSGAFAETSEPRALERDELAGIVEDYRHAARAAIDAGFDGIEIHAANGYLIDQFLRGGSNKRTDDYGGSIENRARFLFEVVDAIVAEIGAGRTAIRISPVTPANDAFDANPQPLFTHVVEGLARHALAYIHVIEGATGGARDHQQGDTPFDYAALRAAYAAAGGKAAWMVNNGYNRELAIEAVEDGKADLVAFGKLFISNPDLVERLKNDTVMNAPDVGTFYGGGAKGYTDYPALENVA; from the coding sequence ACGCTGAACGCCGCCTATTACGAACAGCGCGCCAGCGCCGGCCTCATCATCACCGAAGGCACGCCGATCACCCAGCAGGGCCAGGGCTATGCGGATGTGCCGGGCCTCTACACGCCCGAGGCGCTCGCCGGCTGGAAGCAGGTGACGGATGGCGTACACAGGGCCGGCGGCAAGATCGTCGTGCAGATGTGGCATGTCGGCCGCGTCTCCCATGACAGCCTCCAGCCGAACGGCGGCAAGCCGGTCGCCCCCTCCGCCGTCACCGCCAAATCCAAGACCTATCTCGTCAATGCCGATGGCAGCGGCGCCTTCGCCGAGACGTCGGAACCGCGCGCCCTCGAGCGCGACGAGCTTGCCGGCATCGTGGAAGACTATCGCCATGCAGCACGCGCCGCCATCGACGCCGGCTTCGACGGCATCGAGATCCACGCCGCCAACGGCTATCTCATCGACCAGTTCCTGCGCGGCGGCAGCAACAAGCGCACGGACGATTACGGTGGCTCCATCGAGAACCGCGCCCGCTTCCTCTTCGAGGTCGTCGACGCCATCGTGGCGGAAATCGGCGCAGGCCGCACCGCCATCCGCATCTCGCCGGTAACGCCCGCCAACGACGCCTTCGATGCGAACCCGCAGCCGCTCTTCACCCATGTGGTCGAGGGCCTTGCCCGGCACGCCCTCGCCTATATCCACGTCATCGAGGGGGCGACGGGCGGCGCACGCGACCACCAGCAGGGCGACACGCCTTTCGACTATGCGGCGCTGCGCGCGGCCTATGCCGCAGCGGGCGGCAAGGCGGCCTGGATGGTCAACAACGGCTATAACCGGGAACTGGCCATCGAAGCCGTGGAAGACGGCAAGGCCGATCTCGTCGCCTTCGGCAAGCTCTTCATCTCCAACCCGGACCTCGTGGAGCGGCTGAAGAACGATACGGTGATGAACGCCCCGGATGTCGGCACCTTCTACGGCGGCGGCGCGAAGGGCTATACGGATTATCCGGCCCTCGAAAACGTCGCCTGA